Proteins encoded together in one Triticum urartu cultivar G1812 unplaced genomic scaffold, Tu2.1 TuUngrouped_contig_6772, whole genome shotgun sequence window:
- the LOC125531065 gene encoding uncharacterized protein LOC125531065 → FPTYYRYGVEVPAKGAGAGQSPAGAGPTLAAIGSPVVNVATTSTASEGEEDDSDDQDVMALTVTNRSHPRGACFEPRTPEENVRVKLEEWIKNVAQCNTVKGGSVPSVAIVAPDKHETLAIAKEASAMWKKCSVLVDIPAVHFYSCALRTEDILYYILRELQLAKSQPQQQEVQGGRDEAINKTKREILSQKGEVMREITKIIQGMKVNKKISEIKSTLQNMKDNQPQLNLTEMSKDELGLLESAKDEPLGIFLRALWLLKLKPAKGAPAPKQVQERKGETRSRDDVIKETAKMLKKHMELHAEDEKEEPHTKQILLKQAQYEDLLREVFPLVTIRKDPQNQEQDSKQATAITTTAGTTIILVEDQFKDMIRKILQELQEDKSMKNKKLDTTELREDISLKDKKIDTTELQEDKSEKKLDTTELQEVKSMKKPSQDFILDALIEETMERFWEIEWEMNQQLVIKGIMDKVMDCFDRKGDEIILVILKLDYDWVSGWEETKKAFSMFGCIAGALMLTFEENRTRAKGYCCPSREPIDYSVLGLYHDIALELTNQQMNKESAQIFLGILENCHQHEFCMKIFVHALYANPKRSDEELSKLHRTLQKVTDKSLDKIAKKILKFSYSDMPKEYKSCLMYLAIFPRRQPIRRSTLIGRWVVEGLITKEDWASSVHHASRCFDALINRWLVYPADIGATGKIKSCVIGDLVHEFITKIARKRRIVETRLSHHLALRFSIFNDLRLRGSDKIDRFFEKLHEESSRVSLIKVLDLQDCQCFGGKNQIYLRDICSKMLLLKYLSLRGTDVTQLPTEINNLRELEVLDIRETSVPPSATVNVLLLKLKRLLAGRIVPSSGVSSTELFSVEIPDKVEKMVNMEVLSNVKARTRQDMKDIGKLWQLRKLGVVIQYKEPHLRNFLRAISDLHECLKSLSITLPNIEDNKEIRDWVLEHYKNSPKLLESLSITGTTQTVQLLRLLTRDIDQLQLRKVTLSGTRLYQPDLKVLAKLPKLICLRLRDNAYIDSNLTFNNDEFENLKCFLIEGSDITALSFGGGAHKLEKIVLCSTDGLSISGVEDLLELKDVELKNSNKVSLFDKAKNISKVTLWHTSLSQYEVEILAKIPNMRNLVLKDIFCVQSQLILYKDDFPKLNLLTVDFSVTPKTIIIDGSAPKLEKIIWSFTKDTVGTLSISGTDILPNLKELEINGDFIPREVEEALKKHKNKPKFTYNKPENQYQEAGNIPEKKDPPRFSLLRKKED, encoded by the coding sequence TTTCCTACCTATTATAGGTACGGTGTTGAGGTCCCAGCGAAAGGGGCAGGAGCGGGGCAGTCGCCTGCAGGGGCTGGTCCCACGCTGGCAGCGATAGGTTCACCAGTTGTGAATGTAGCCACAACATCTACTGCTTCAGAAGGTGAAGAGGATGACAGTGACGATCAAGACGTAATGGCGTTGACGGTGACAAATCGCTCTCATCCAAGAGGGGCGTGTTTTGAGCCTCGTACGCCAGAGGAGAACGTTAGGGTGAAGCTAGAGGAATGGATAAAGAATGTTGCACAATGCAACACTGTTAAGGGGGGATCAGTACCATCCGTGGCCATTGTGGCACCGGATAAGCATGAAACCCTTGCTATTGCAAAGGAAGCTTCAGCCATGTGGAAAAAATGCAGTGTCTTGGTCGACATCCCAGCGGTGCACTTCTATTCTTGTGCCCTAAGAACCGAGGATATCTTGTACTATATCCTGCGGGAACTTCAGCTCGCAAAATCCCAACCCCAGCAACAGGAAGTTCAAGGTGGGCGGGATGAGGCTATCAACAAAACAAAAAGGGAAATTCTCTCCCAAAAAGGGGAGGTTATGAGAGAAATCACAAAAATTATCCAAGGAATGAAGGTTAACAAGAAGATTTCAGAAATCAAGAGCACTCTTCAAAACATGAAGGACAACCAGCCGCAACTCAATTTGACAGAAATGAGTAAGGATGAGCTGGGCCTGCTGGAATCGGCAAAAGATGAACCCTTGGGCATATTCCTCCGAGCATTGTGGCTGCTAAAGCTCAAGCCAGCTAAAGGTGCTCCTGCACCCAAACAAGTCCAAgaaaggaagggagagacacGTTCACGCGACGATGTCATTAAAGAAACAGCTAAGATGCTTAAAAAGCATATGGAATTACACGCAGAAGATGAAAAAGAAGAACCACACACAAAGCAGATTCTTCTCAAGCAAGCCCAGTATGAAGACCTCCTACGTGAAGTGTTCCCCCTGGTGACCATCAGGAAGGACCCGCAGAACCAAGAGCAAGACTCCAAGCAAGCCACAGCCATCACCACCACCGCTGGCACTACAATTATATTGGTCGAGGACCAATTCAAAGATATGATCCGCAAGATACTGCAGGAGCTGCAGGAAGACAAATCCATGAAGAACAAGAAATTAGATACAACTGAGCTGCGGGAAGACATATCTCTGAAGGACAAAAAAATAGATACAACTGAGCTGCAGGAAGACAAATCAGAGAAGAAACTAGATACAACTGAGCTGCAGGAAGTAAAATCCATGAAGAAACCAAGTCAAGATTTTATACTGGATGCTCTTATTGAAGAAACCATGGAGAGGTTTTGGGAAATCGAGTGGGAGATGAATCAACAGCTTGTCATCAAAGGGATCATGGACAAAGTTATGGATTGTTTTGATAGAAAAGGTGATGAGATAATCCTAGTTATCCTCAAACTCGATTATGACTGGGTATCCGGATGGGAGGAGACCAAAAAGGCTTTCAGCATGTTTGGTTGCATAGCCGGTGCACTGATGTTGACCTTTGAAGAAAACAGAACACGAGCAAAAGGATATTGTTGTCCGTCGCGGGAGCCTATAGACTATTCTGTTCTTGGGCTCTACCATGATATCGCACTCGAGCTTACAAACCAGCAGATGAATAAAGAGAGCGCCCAGATTTTTCTCGGCATCTTGGAGAACTGTCACCAACATGAATTCTGCATGAAGATCTTCGTTCATGCTTTGTACGCCAACCCCAAGAGGAGCGATGAAGAACTAAGCAAGTTGCACAGAACCCTGCAGAAGGTTACAGACAAATCATTGGACAAAATTGCTAAGAAGATACTCAAGTTCTCTTATAGTGATATGCCTAAAGAATACAAGTCTTGTTTGATGTACCTAGCAATTTTCCCTCGACGACAACCTATCAGGCGGTCAACCTTGATAGGACGGTGGGTTGTCGAAGGGCTGATAACCAAGGAAGACTGGGCCAGTTCTGTGCATCATGCCAGTCGATGTTTTGATGCGTTGATCAACCGGTGGCTTGTTTATCCTGCCGATATTGGGGCTACAGGAAAGATAAAGAGTTGTGTGATAGGTGATCTTGTTCATGAATTCATTACCAAGATCGCTAGAAAGCGGCGCATTGTGGAAACACGCCTGTCACATCACTTGGCTCTCCGCTTCTCCATTTTCAATGACCTCCGACTCCGTGGCTCGGATAAAATAGATAGATTCTTCGAAAAGCTCCATGAAGAATCATCTCGAGTATCCCTGATCAAGGTGCTAGATCTCCAAGATTGCCAGTGCTTTGGAGGGAAGAATCAAATCTACCTCAGGGACATTTGCAGCAAGATGTTACTGCTCAAGTATCTGAGCCTAAGGGGAACAGATGTTACCCAGCTGCCAACTGAAATCAACAACCTCCGTGAGCTAGAAGTATTGGATATCCGAGAAACCAGTGTGCCTCCATCTGCAACAGTAAATGTCTTACTCCTGAAGTTGAAGCGTTTGCTGGCTGGTCGCATTGTTCCAAGTTCAGGGGTAAGTAGTACTGAACTATTTAGTGTTGAGATCCCTGATAAGGTCGAAAAAATGGTAAACATGGAGGTATTGTCCAATGTCAAGGCACGGACGAGACAAGATATGAAAGATATTGGAAAGTTGTGGCAGCTCAGGAAGCTTGGTGTGGTTATTCAATACAAGGAGCCACACCTCAGGAATTTTCTTCGAGCTATCAGTGATCTGCATGAGTGCCTGAAGTCTCTGTCAATCACTCTTCCCAATATAGAGGACAACAAAGAGATCAGAGATTGGGTTCTTGAACACTATAAAAACTCCCCCAAGCTTCTCGAGAGCCTAAGCATTACTGGAACCACACAAACAGTGCAACTTCTTCGGTTGTTGACCAGAGATATTGACCAACTCCAACTTCGCAAGGTAACTCTGTCTGGTACCCGGCTGTATCAGCCTGATCTGAAGGTCCTTGCCAAGCTTCCCAAATTAATATGTCTCAGGCTCCGAGATAACGCATACATCGATAGCAACCTTACCTTCAACAATGATGAATTCGAAAATCTCAAGTGCTTTCTTATTGAGGGTTCCGACATAACTGCCCTCAGCTTTGGAGGTGGAGCACATAAACTTGAGAAAATCGTTTTGTGCTCCACCGATGGACTGTCAATTTCTGGAGTCGAAGACCTTCTGGAACTGAAGGATGTCGAGTTGAAGAACAGCAATAAGGTATCATTGTTTGACAAGGCCAAAAACATATCCAAGGTGACTCTTTGGCATACCTCTCTGAGTCAATATGAGGTAGAGATTCTCGCCAAGATACCTAACATGCGCAACCTAGTACTCAAGGACATATTTTGTGTACAAAGCCAGCTTATCTTATACAAAGATGACTTCCCAAAGCTCAACCTTCTTACAGTCGACTTCTCTGTCACCCCCAAGACTATCATTATCGACGGATCAGCTCCTAAGCTCGAGAAAATCATCTGGTCCTTCACAAAGGACACGGTGGGTACTCTCTCCATCTCCGGCACTGACATCCTTCCAAACCTGAAGGAGCTCGAGATCAATGGTGATTTTATCCCTAGGGAGGTGGAAGAAGCATTGAAGAAACACAAGAACAAACCCAAGTTTACATACAACAAACCTGAAAACCAATACCAGGAAGCCGGAAACATACCAGAAAAGAAAGATCCTCCAAGATTCTCATTATTGAGGAAGAAAGAGGATTGA